Genomic DNA from Desulfuromonas versatilis:
TGGTCGGGAGGGGACTATCTGGTTAAATTCTTTAGGGTTATCTCCCGCTAGCCGGCCCGGCGGGCAAAAGAAATTTTTCGAAAAACCTGTTGACTTGGCCAAGGTCATTTGTTATTAATAGCTCCGCTCGTCAGGGCGCCCCAAAAATGCGGGAATAACTCAGTGGTAGAGTGCAACCTTGCCAAGGTTGAAGTCGCGGGTTCGAATCCCGTTTCCCGCTCCAAGACAACTAAGCGGAATCCTTATGGATTCCGCTTTTTTTCTGCCTGGCTTTCACAAGGACTTTCACAAGGTTTTGTGGCTCTCGGGACTTGCGTTCCTGCGGAGAAAATCCTCGCCGAAAAAAGCCAGTATCTTCTCGTAATCCTCCTCCAGTCCTTCGACGTAATCCCCGTACACCCCGTAGATCATCTTTTTCGATCCGTGCCCCATCAGCCTGACCAACTTCAGCAGGTCGATGCCAATGGTCCTAGCCCAGGCGGCGAAGGAATGGCGAAGGCCGTAGGGTACCCGGTGGGGGAGGTGGCTCTCATCCAGGGCCGGATACCATACGTGGTTGAGGAAATTTGTAGCTCGAAAAATTGTTCCGCACGGGGTGGTCACAAGGTGCTCCCCGGGCGCCCGGGACGCTGGAACTCGCCGACAGGCATTTCTTCGAGACCCTGGTACGCATCCACCGCGCCGGCGAGGGAGCCCCCCATCATGGTGAGGCGACTGCCCCAGCGCCCCATCAACACTGAGCCATTGGCTGACTGTACTCAGGTAAAACTATTGCAGGTCCTCTCGTCAGGGGGGCAGTTGTTTTTCTTTTTTTTAAGATCGGGCAATCTAAATCTCCTGGGGGATGGCACTTATAACGAACGTTGGGGCTCTGGAAACAGCACCTGCGGCTACAGGCAAAGGGCTTGTCAAATCCTCCGGCCCAAACACGCTGGTTTTACCTTGCGAGAGAGGCCAATCGCCAATGGTACAATGACCTGAGCCGAAAAAATTTTACCCGTTCCGGGAACCTTTTGCCGCCCCGGGGCATCTAAGGGGTGAAGCCAAAGAAAAGGAGATTTCAACATGGATGAGCCAGGCGCAATCCGTGCAACCCCAGATACAGCCTCAGACCTGGATGTGGTGGCCCGCATCAGGCAGGGTGACGGCGCCAGCTTCGAATTGATCATGCGCCGCTACAACCGACGTCTCTACCGCATCGCTCGGGGCATCCTGCGCAACGAGGCCGAGGCTGAAGACGCAGTTCAGGAGGCCTATGTCAGAGCCTACCAGAAGCTAGACCGTTTCGAAGGAAAGGGGCCGCTTTCCGCCTGGCTGGCCAGAATCACCGTCAATGAGGCGCTGGGTCGTCTGCGAGCAGCGGCCGTCGTTAACAACAGTATTTCTTTGGACGACCCGGAACGAGGAGAGGGGGCGAATTATATGGCTGAACTGACCTTTCCAGGACCCAGCCCGGAACAGGATGCGGCACGGGGCGAATTTCGGCGGATGCTCGAGGTGGCCATTGATGCCCTTCCCGACGTCTACAGGCTAGTCTTCGTCCTGCGAGGCCTGGAAGAGCTGTCGGTGGCTGAGACCGCCGATTGCCTGGAGTTGGAGCAGGCGACGGTCAAGACCCGCTATCACCGGGCGCGCAAGATCCTGCAGGAGCACCTCGCCGGGTTGGTGCAGGCGACGGCCGGAGAGGCCTTCCCCTTCGCAGGGGAGCGTTGTGACCGGATCGTCGCCGGGGTCCTGCGGCGACTTGGCATCCGCGGCCAGAGATAAAGAGCCACCCGGAACCTCTGCTGCTTCAGGCCCGCGGATAAATGTGAATACCTTCAGAGAAAGGGGAACTCGTCATGAGACAGCTGCTAACAATTGTTGTCGCTCTGTTGGCCCTGGTTGCGGTCGCCTGTGCGGGCAGCATGAACGCCCCGCCGGACGCCCCGTACAAAAAAGTCAGCGACTTGGTGCCGCTGCCGGAATTTCTCCCGGGGATGGGCAGCCTCTACGTGCAGCCCGCCACCCTGCCAGTCGGCCCGTTTCTCGCTTACGACCGGGAGGGAATGCTGGTGTCGACCATCTACATGGTTCCCATGGAAGAGATGCAGCAGCACAAGAACTTCACCGGTCTGGCGGTGGGCAGCGACCAGGTCAAGAAGGTGGATCTGACCTATAACGCCGGCCACCCCGGCGTGGAAGCTCCCCATTACCATGTGACCATCTGGCACGTCGACCCCGCCACGGCCAAGGTGAAATAGCCATGATCAGTCGACGCGCAGTCCTCCAGGCCGGCGGCCTCTGGCTCGCCGGCCTGGCGCTCGGCCGCATCGCTTGGAGCGCGGAAGAGCAGCAGGTGCTCGAGATCCACATGCGCAGCGATCCTGGCGGAGCCCATGTCGTTTTCGATCCCATCGGCCTGCTGGTCAGCCCGGGCCAGCGGGTGCGCTGGGTGAACGACGGACACAACGTGCACACCACCACCGCCTATCACCCGGACAACCTCCGGCATCCCCTGCGCATCCCCGCTGCCGCCGAGCCCTGGGATTCGGGTTATCTGATCAACCCCGGCGACAGCTTCGAGGTTCGCTTTACCGTCGAGGGGGTTTATGATTATTACTGCACGCCCCACGAAGCTGCCGGAATGGTCGGGCGGATCGTCGTCTTGGGGTCCGGGAAGAACGACTCAGCACTCCTTGAGCCCTACCCGGAAGATGCCGGGAACCCGGCGTGGAAAAAGGTCCCCCAGGCAGCCCTGGCGAACTTTCCCACGGTTGAATCCATCTTGAAAGGAGGCAATTAGCAATGGGTGATACGGTCAGAAACGACCTGTCAGGAAAACGTTTCGAGATGGAGGTGGCTGGCTCCCTGGCCTTTCTCGACTATGAGTTGGAAGAAAGCGCCATCGCCCTGGTCCATACTGAGGTCCCGCCGGAACTTGAGGGGATGGGACTTGGCAGTAAGCTTGTTAAAGCAGCATTGGATTATGCTGAAGCAGAGGGGCTGAAGGTCATCCCTCAATGTCCTTTTGTCGCCAAATATATCGAACGACATAAAGAGTACGGGTACTTGATTCAATAATGGCCAGGACCGCGCCGGAAGATCGTATTTTTATCGGTCTTGAATACCCAATGAAAGGAGTATGCCGTGCCAGAGAGTTTTCCCCCGCAGTTCTACAGGCAGATTATCGATCAGGCACCTGATGCCGTGCTGTTTTCAGATCGGGAAGGGATAATCCGTCTGTGGAACCGCGGTTGCGAACTGGTTTTCG
This window encodes:
- a CDS encoding site-specific integrase, which translates into the protein MTTPCGTIFRATNFLNHVWYPALDESHLPHRVPYGLRHSFAAWARTIGIDLLKLVRLMGHGSKKMIYGVYGDYVEGLEEDYEKILAFFGEDFLRRNASPESHKTL
- a CDS encoding RNA polymerase sigma factor, with product MDEPGAIRATPDTASDLDVVARIRQGDGASFELIMRRYNRRLYRIARGILRNEAEAEDAVQEAYVRAYQKLDRFEGKGPLSAWLARITVNEALGRLRAAAVVNNSISLDDPERGEGANYMAELTFPGPSPEQDAARGEFRRMLEVAIDALPDVYRLVFVLRGLEELSVAETADCLELEQATVKTRYHRARKILQEHLAGLVQATAGEAFPFAGERCDRIVAGVLRRLGIRGQR
- a CDS encoding DUF6448 family protein; translated protein: MFRTGWSQGAPRAPGTLELADRHFFETLVRIHRAGEGAPHHGEATAPAPHQH
- a CDS encoding plastocyanin/azurin family copper-binding protein, encoding MISRRAVLQAGGLWLAGLALGRIAWSAEEQQVLEIHMRSDPGGAHVVFDPIGLLVSPGQRVRWVNDGHNVHTTTAYHPDNLRHPLRIPAAAEPWDSGYLINPGDSFEVRFTVEGVYDYYCTPHEAAGMVGRIVVLGSGKNDSALLEPYPEDAGNPAWKKVPQAALANFPTVESILKGGN
- a CDS encoding GNAT family N-acetyltransferase, yielding MGDTVRNDLSGKRFEMEVAGSLAFLDYELEESAIALVHTEVPPELEGMGLGSKLVKAALDYAEAEGLKVIPQCPFVAKYIERHKEYGYLIQ